One Streptomyces sp. ML-6 genomic region harbors:
- a CDS encoding 4-(cytidine 5'-diphospho)-2-C-methyl-D-erythritol kinase, with translation MSTAVTVRVPAKVNVQLAVGAPRPDGFHDLANVFLAVGLYDEVTVTPADGLRITCSGPDAAQVPLDATNLAARAAIELAERHGIAPDVHIHIAKDIPVAGGMAGGSADGAAALLACDALWGTGATREELLDICARLGSDVPFSLVGDAALGTGRGEKLTPIEVGGTFHWVFAVADGGLSTPAVYGEFDRLTAGTDVPAPVASPALLAALRSGDTTALAGALSNDLQPAALSLRPSLADTLAAGTGAGALAALVSGSGPTTAFLTADEESARKVADALTASGTCRKARTAVSPAPGAQLV, from the coding sequence ATGAGCACGGCCGTCACCGTCCGCGTCCCCGCCAAGGTCAACGTCCAGCTCGCGGTCGGCGCCCCGCGCCCCGACGGCTTCCACGACCTGGCCAACGTCTTCCTCGCCGTCGGCCTGTACGACGAGGTCACCGTCACCCCCGCCGACGGACTGCGGATCACCTGCTCCGGCCCGGACGCCGCCCAGGTCCCGCTGGACGCGACGAACCTCGCCGCCCGCGCCGCGATCGAGCTGGCCGAGCGGCACGGCATCGCCCCCGACGTGCACATCCACATCGCCAAGGACATCCCCGTCGCGGGCGGCATGGCGGGCGGCAGCGCCGACGGCGCCGCCGCGCTCCTGGCCTGCGACGCCCTGTGGGGCACCGGCGCCACCCGGGAGGAGCTGCTCGACATCTGCGCACGGCTGGGCAGCGACGTCCCGTTCAGCCTGGTCGGCGACGCCGCCCTCGGCACCGGACGCGGCGAGAAGCTGACCCCGATCGAGGTCGGCGGCACCTTCCACTGGGTCTTCGCGGTCGCCGACGGCGGGCTCTCCACCCCGGCCGTCTACGGCGAGTTCGACCGGCTCACCGCCGGCACGGACGTACCCGCCCCCGTCGCCTCCCCGGCGCTCCTGGCCGCGCTGCGCTCCGGCGACACCACCGCGCTCGCCGGCGCCCTGAGCAACGACCTCCAGCCCGCCGCGCTCTCCCTGCGCCCCTCGCTGGCCGACACCCTCGCCGCGGGCACCGGGGCCGGCGCCCTGGCCGCCCTGGTCTCCGGCTCCGGCCCGACCACCGCGTTCCTGACGGCGGACGAGGAATCGGCCCGGAAGGTCGCCGACGCGCTGACGGCATCCGGGACGTGCCGCAAGGCGCGCACCGCGGTGTCGCCCGCACCGGGTGCGCAGCTCGTCTGA
- the rsmA gene encoding 16S rRNA (adenine(1518)-N(6)/adenine(1519)-N(6))-dimethyltransferase RsmA, with amino-acid sequence MSTTEPDALLGPADIRELAAKLGVRPTKQRGQNFVIDANTVRRIVRTAEVRPEDVVVEVGPGLGSLTLALLEAADRVVAVEIDDVLAAALPATVAARMPERADRFALVHSDAMLVRELPGPAPTALVANLPYNVAVPVLLTMLERFPSIERTLVMVQAEVADRLAARPGNKVYGVPSVKANWYAEVKRAGAIGRNVFWPAPNVDSGLVSLVRRTEPVTTSASRAEVFAVVDAAFAQRRKTLRAALSGWAGSAPAAEAALVAAGISPQARGEALTIEEFAAIAEHKPAADVPEPDAATGSTGGAA; translated from the coding sequence GTGAGCACCACTGAGCCCGACGCCCTCCTGGGCCCCGCAGACATCCGCGAGCTGGCCGCGAAGCTGGGCGTGCGCCCGACCAAGCAGCGCGGCCAGAACTTCGTCATCGATGCCAACACGGTCCGCCGGATCGTCCGCACGGCGGAGGTCCGCCCGGAGGACGTCGTCGTCGAGGTCGGTCCGGGGCTCGGCTCGCTGACCCTGGCGCTGCTGGAGGCGGCGGACCGGGTCGTCGCCGTCGAGATCGACGACGTGCTGGCGGCGGCGCTGCCGGCCACCGTCGCCGCCCGGATGCCGGAGCGCGCCGACCGCTTCGCCCTGGTGCACTCCGACGCGATGCTGGTCCGGGAGCTGCCGGGCCCGGCGCCGACCGCGCTGGTCGCCAACCTCCCGTACAACGTCGCCGTGCCGGTCCTGCTGACGATGCTGGAGCGCTTCCCGTCCATCGAACGCACCCTGGTCATGGTCCAGGCCGAGGTGGCCGACCGGCTGGCCGCCCGGCCGGGCAACAAGGTCTACGGCGTGCCGTCGGTGAAGGCCAACTGGTACGCGGAGGTCAAGCGGGCCGGGGCCATCGGGCGCAACGTCTTCTGGCCCGCCCCGAACGTCGACTCCGGACTGGTCTCGCTGGTCCGCCGCACCGAACCGGTCACGACGAGCGCGAGCCGGGCCGAGGTCTTCGCGGTGGTCGACGCGGCCTTCGCCCAGCGCCGCAAGACGCTGCGGGCGGCCCTGTCCGGCTGGGCGGGCTCCGCCCCGGCCGCCGAGGCCGCGCTGGTCGCGGCCGGGATCTCGCCGCAGGCCCGCGGCGAGGCACTGACGATCGAGGAATTCGCGGCCATCGCCGAGCACAAGCCGGCCGCCGACGTTCCTGAGCCCGACGCCGCCACGGGCAGCACCGGGGGTGCCGCATGA
- a CDS encoding TatD family hydrolase, translated as MSRTEAPPLPEPLRVPVADSHTHLDMQDGTVEEGLARATAVNVTTVIQVGCDVAGSRWAAETAAAHASVYAAVALHPNEAPRIVHGDPDGRSRQGVREAGGTAALHEALAEIDALAALDHVRGVGETGLDHFRTGPEGMAAQEESFRAHIEIAKRHGKALVIHDREAHADVLRVLADAGAPERTVFHCYSGDADMARICADAGYFMSFAGNVTFKNAQPLRDALAVAPTELVLVETDAPFLTPAPYRGRPNAPYLIPVTLRAMAEVKGLDEDTLAAAIADNTARAFDY; from the coding sequence ATGAGCCGTACCGAAGCCCCGCCGCTGCCCGAACCCCTCCGGGTGCCGGTCGCCGATTCGCACACCCACCTGGACATGCAGGACGGCACCGTCGAGGAGGGCCTGGCCAGGGCCACCGCGGTGAACGTCACCACCGTGATCCAGGTGGGCTGCGACGTGGCCGGGTCGCGCTGGGCCGCCGAGACCGCCGCCGCGCACGCCTCCGTGTACGCCGCCGTCGCCCTCCACCCCAACGAGGCGCCGCGCATCGTGCACGGCGACCCGGACGGCCGGTCGCGCCAGGGCGTGCGCGAGGCCGGCGGGACGGCCGCGCTGCACGAGGCGCTGGCGGAGATCGACGCGCTGGCTGCTCTCGACCACGTGCGCGGCGTCGGCGAGACCGGACTCGACCACTTCCGCACCGGCCCCGAGGGCATGGCCGCCCAGGAGGAGTCCTTCCGGGCCCACATCGAGATCGCCAAGCGGCACGGCAAGGCGCTGGTCATCCACGACCGCGAGGCCCACGCGGACGTGCTGCGCGTCCTCGCCGACGCGGGCGCCCCCGAGCGGACCGTCTTCCACTGCTACTCCGGCGACGCCGACATGGCCCGGATCTGCGCGGACGCCGGGTACTTCATGTCCTTCGCGGGCAACGTCACCTTCAAGAACGCCCAGCCGCTGCGGGACGCCCTGGCCGTCGCGCCGACGGAGCTGGTGCTGGTCGAGACGGACGCCCCGTTCCTGACCCCCGCCCCGTACCGGGGACGGCCCAACGCGCCCTACCTCATCCCCGTCACGCTGCGGGCCATGGCCGAGGTGAAGGGCCTGGACGAGGACACCCTGGCGGCGGCGATCGCCGACAACACCGCGCGAGCCTTCGACTACTGA
- the rsmI gene encoding 16S rRNA (cytidine(1402)-2'-O)-methyltransferase has product MIPVTGTTGTLVLAGTPIGDVADAPPRLAAELETADVVAAEDTRRLRRLTQALGVHTTGRVVSYFEGNEAARTPELVEALTGGARVLLVTDAGMPSVSDPGYRLVAAAVEKDIRVTAVPGPSAVLTALALSALPVDRFCFEGFLPRKAGERLGRLREVAAERRTMVFFESPHRIGDTLAAMAEVLGADRRAAVCRELTKTYEEVKRGPLGELAAWAADGVRGEITVVVEGAADTGPGELDATELVRRVRVREEAGERRKEAIAAVAAEAGLPKREVFDAVVAAKNAARTGPEEAKGLS; this is encoded by the coding sequence ATGATTCCTGTGACTGGAACGACTGGAACGCTGGTACTGGCAGGAACCCCCATCGGTGACGTGGCGGACGCCCCGCCGCGGCTCGCCGCCGAACTGGAGACGGCGGACGTCGTCGCGGCCGAGGACACCCGCAGGCTGCGCCGCCTCACCCAGGCGCTCGGCGTCCACACCACGGGCCGGGTCGTCTCCTACTTCGAGGGCAACGAGGCGGCCCGCACGCCGGAGCTCGTCGAGGCGCTGACCGGCGGGGCCCGGGTGCTGCTGGTCACGGACGCCGGGATGCCGTCCGTCTCCGACCCCGGCTACCGGCTGGTGGCCGCCGCGGTGGAGAAGGACATCAGGGTCACCGCGGTCCCCGGCCCCTCCGCCGTGCTCACCGCGCTCGCCCTCTCCGCACTGCCCGTCGACCGGTTCTGCTTCGAGGGCTTCCTGCCCCGCAAGGCGGGCGAGCGGCTCGGCAGGCTGCGCGAGGTCGCCGCGGAACGCCGCACGATGGTCTTCTTCGAGTCCCCGCACCGGATCGGCGACACCCTCGCCGCGATGGCCGAAGTCCTCGGTGCCGACCGGCGGGCGGCCGTGTGCCGGGAACTGACCAAGACGTACGAGGAGGTCAAGCGCGGCCCGCTGGGCGAACTGGCGGCCTGGGCGGCCGACGGGGTGCGCGGCGAGATCACCGTCGTCGTCGAGGGCGCGGCCGACACCGGCCCCGGGGAACTGGACGCGACGGAGCTGGTGCGCCGGGTGCGGGTGCGCGAGGAGGCGGGGGAGCGGCGCAAGGAGGCCATCGCCGCCGTCGCCGCCGAGGCGGGGCTCCCCAAGCGCGAGGTGTTCGACGCCGTCGTCGCGGCAAAGAACGCGGCTCGGACCGGCCCCGAAGAGGCCAAGGGACTATCGTGA
- a CDS encoding phospholipid carrier-dependent glycosyltransferase, which translates to MTSTAPEARPGQDAGEPHGEESASWQQRLRRFGHSPRPGIGLRERLVPPYTRPGAQLWAVLGVSPPMAERLVRWSAWGGPLLVALVAGVLRFWNLGSPHALIFDETYYAKDSWALVNQGYEGDWPKDIDKLILEDPSKVEIPVDPGYVVHPPVGKWIIGFGEQLFGFTPFGWRFMVAVLGTLSVLMLCRIGRRLFRSTFLGCLAGTLLAVDGLHFVMSRTALLDLVLMFFVLAAFGALLIDRDWARRRLAAALPVDEEGVLRPDVEVAEGLRLGLRPWRIVAGLMLGLAFATKWNGLYVLAAFGLMTVLWDVGARRTAGAIRPYTAVLKRDLLPAFVSTVPVAILTYVVSWTGWIVTGKGYYRNWAATDGQGGNWTWLPDWLRSLWHYEYQVYEFHVNLTSGHTYQSNPWSWIVLGRPVSYFWEEQPGCTTSGSGKCAREVLAIGTPLLWWAACFALAYVLWRWFFRRDWRAGAIVCGVAAGWLPWFFYQERTIFLFYAVVFVPFLCLAVTMMIGAMLGPGARAVPGLTGTGPVGAGPVGAGPAGTGAARTGPVEAVPTGTGPAGIGPVEALPVEAVPVGDDPALERRRTLGAIGAGVLVLLIIWNFIYFWPIYTGSPIPDGSWRDRMWLDTWI; encoded by the coding sequence GTGACGAGTACTGCGCCCGAAGCCCGGCCGGGCCAAGACGCCGGGGAACCGCACGGCGAAGAGTCGGCATCCTGGCAGCAGCGGCTGCGCCGCTTCGGTCATTCGCCCCGGCCCGGCATCGGGCTGCGCGAACGGCTTGTTCCGCCGTACACCCGGCCCGGCGCCCAGCTGTGGGCGGTGCTCGGGGTCTCCCCACCGATGGCCGAGCGCCTGGTGCGGTGGTCGGCCTGGGGCGGACCGCTGCTGGTGGCGCTGGTCGCCGGGGTGCTGCGGTTCTGGAACCTGGGCAGCCCGCACGCGCTGATATTCGACGAGACGTACTACGCGAAGGACTCCTGGGCGCTGGTCAACCAGGGGTACGAGGGCGACTGGCCCAAGGACATCGACAAGCTGATCCTGGAAGACCCGTCGAAGGTGGAGATCCCGGTCGATCCGGGTTACGTGGTCCACCCGCCGGTCGGCAAGTGGATCATCGGTTTCGGTGAACAGCTCTTCGGCTTCACGCCGTTCGGCTGGCGGTTCATGGTGGCGGTGCTCGGCACGCTGTCGGTGCTGATGCTGTGCCGGATCGGCCGACGGCTGTTCCGTTCGACGTTCCTGGGCTGCCTGGCGGGCACGCTGCTCGCCGTGGACGGCCTGCACTTCGTGATGAGCCGCACCGCGCTGCTCGACCTGGTGCTGATGTTCTTCGTGCTGGCGGCGTTCGGTGCGCTGCTGATCGACCGCGACTGGGCGCGGCGCCGGCTGGCCGCCGCGCTGCCGGTCGACGAGGAGGGGGTGCTGCGTCCCGACGTGGAGGTCGCGGAGGGGCTGCGGCTCGGGCTGCGCCCGTGGCGGATCGTCGCCGGGCTGATGCTGGGGCTGGCCTTCGCCACCAAGTGGAACGGCCTGTACGTGCTGGCCGCCTTCGGTCTGATGACGGTGCTGTGGGACGTGGGCGCGCGGCGGACGGCGGGCGCTATCCGGCCGTACACGGCGGTGCTGAAGCGGGACCTGCTGCCGGCCTTCGTCTCGACGGTGCCGGTCGCGATCCTGACGTACGTCGTCTCCTGGACCGGGTGGATCGTCACCGGCAAGGGCTACTACCGGAACTGGGCGGCGACGGACGGGCAGGGCGGCAACTGGACGTGGCTGCCGGACTGGCTGCGCAGCCTGTGGCACTACGAGTACCAGGTCTACGAGTTCCACGTGAACCTGACGTCCGGCCACACCTACCAGTCCAACCCCTGGAGCTGGATCGTGCTCGGCCGGCCCGTCTCGTACTTCTGGGAGGAGCAGCCGGGCTGCACGACGTCGGGCAGCGGCAAGTGCGCCCGCGAGGTGCTGGCCATCGGGACGCCGCTGCTGTGGTGGGCGGCGTGCTTCGCCCTGGCGTACGTGCTGTGGCGGTGGTTCTTCCGCCGCGACTGGCGGGCGGGCGCGATCGTCTGCGGTGTGGCGGCGGGCTGGCTGCCCTGGTTCTTCTACCAGGAGCGGACGATCTTCCTGTTCTACGCGGTCGTGTTCGTGCCGTTCCTGTGTCTGGCGGTGACGATGATGATCGGCGCGATGCTGGGGCCGGGGGCGAGAGCGGTGCCCGGCCTGACGGGAACCGGCCCGGTGGGAGCCGGCCCGGTGGGAGCCGGCCCGGCGGGAACCGGGGCGGCGAGAACCGGTCCGGTGGAGGCCGTCCCGACGGGAACCGGTCCGGCGGGAATCGGCCCGGTGGAGGCTCTCCCGGTGGAGGCCGTCCCGGTGGGCGACGACCCGGCGTTGGAACGCCGGCGGACGCTGGGCGCGATCGGGGCGGGCGTCCTGGTGCTGCTGATCATCTGGAACTTCATCTATTTTTGGCCGATTTACACGGGCTCGCCGATCCCCGACGGCTCGTGGCGCGACCGGATGTGGCTGGACACCTGGATCTAG
- a CDS encoding helix-turn-helix domain-containing protein, with protein sequence MAVHRVVVLALDGAYPFELGIPSRVFGALLDRYEVLTCSVDGGPVATNADFSVTVGHGPEVLATADTVLLPPFDISRLSRELPPGAAEALAAVRPGARIVSICTGAFVLAAAGLLDGRPATTHWAVADVFRSWYPRVALDPDVLFVDDGDVLTSAGAASGVDVCLHLVRRDHGTAVANHVARACVVPPWRDGGQAQYIEHPVPPASANGTSATRQWALENLHEPLTLTELAGHARMSLRTFARRFHDEVGTSPGRWLIQQRVSRAQHLLETTDLAVDDIAGQVGFATGTSLREHLHAAIGVSPLAYRRTFRGAGTPG encoded by the coding sequence ATGGCTGTCCATCGTGTCGTCGTCCTCGCGCTGGACGGGGCGTACCCCTTCGAGCTCGGCATCCCGAGCCGGGTCTTCGGTGCGCTCCTGGACCGTTACGAGGTACTGACCTGTTCCGTCGACGGCGGCCCCGTCGCCACGAACGCGGACTTCTCGGTCACGGTGGGGCACGGGCCCGAGGTGCTCGCGACGGCGGACACGGTGCTGCTGCCGCCCTTCGACATCTCCCGGCTCTCGCGCGAGCTGCCGCCGGGAGCGGCCGAGGCGCTCGCGGCGGTACGGCCCGGAGCGCGGATCGTGTCGATCTGCACGGGCGCCTTCGTACTGGCGGCCGCGGGGCTGCTCGACGGCCGACCCGCCACCACCCACTGGGCCGTCGCCGACGTCTTCCGGTCCTGGTACCCGCGGGTGGCGCTGGACCCGGACGTGCTGTTCGTGGACGACGGGGACGTGCTGACCTCGGCCGGTGCCGCCTCCGGCGTCGACGTCTGCCTGCACCTCGTGCGGCGGGACCACGGCACCGCCGTCGCCAACCACGTGGCCCGGGCCTGCGTCGTGCCGCCGTGGCGGGACGGCGGCCAGGCCCAGTACATCGAGCACCCGGTGCCCCCGGCGTCCGCGAACGGCACCTCGGCCACCCGCCAGTGGGCGCTGGAGAACCTGCACGAGCCCCTGACGCTGACGGAGCTGGCGGGGCACGCCCGGATGAGCCTGCGCACCTTCGCGCGCCGGTTCCACGACGAGGTCGGCACGAGCCCCGGCCGCTGGCTGATCCAGCAGCGCGTCTCCCGGGCCCAGCACCTCCTGGAGACCACCGACCTCGCCGTCGACGACATCGCCGGACAGGTCGGCTTTGCCACCGGCACCTCGCTGCGCGAGCACCTGCACGCCGCGATCGGCGTCTCCCCGCTCGCGTACCGGCGCACCTTCCGGGGCGCCGGTACGCCGGGCTGA
- a CDS encoding NADP-dependent oxidoreductase — MRAIGQDTHGTPEVLKEVVLPRPVPGPGQVLVAVRAAGMNPTDWKHRAAGLFLNRLPLVLGWDVSGVVEAVGFGVTLFEPGDEVFGMLPYPHGVGSHAEYVTGPARAFAHKPAGLDHVRAAALPLAALTAHQALVDTAALRAGQHVLVHAAAGGVGHLAVQIAKSRGAYVIGTASVPKHDFVRSLGADEVVDYRTTDFRDAVREVDVVLDPLSGDTRARSLDVLRPGGVLVSLLPGTDPDEAGKAAARRVRVRTLLVEADHAGMNAVAELAAAGSLRPHVEAVFPLADAAKAHALGETGRTTGKIVLTVP; from the coding sequence ATGCGCGCCATCGGCCAGGACACCCACGGCACCCCCGAGGTGCTGAAGGAGGTCGTGCTGCCGCGGCCCGTGCCCGGCCCGGGGCAGGTCCTGGTCGCCGTGCGCGCCGCCGGGATGAACCCGACCGACTGGAAGCACCGCGCCGCCGGCCTCTTCCTGAACCGCCTGCCGCTCGTCCTCGGCTGGGACGTGTCCGGCGTCGTCGAGGCCGTCGGCTTCGGCGTCACCCTGTTCGAGCCGGGCGACGAGGTCTTCGGGATGCTGCCCTACCCGCACGGCGTCGGCTCCCACGCGGAGTACGTGACGGGCCCCGCCCGCGCCTTCGCGCACAAGCCCGCCGGCCTCGACCACGTCCGGGCCGCCGCCCTGCCGCTCGCCGCCCTCACCGCCCACCAGGCACTCGTCGACACCGCCGCGCTACGGGCCGGGCAGCACGTCCTGGTCCACGCGGCGGCCGGCGGGGTCGGCCATCTCGCCGTCCAGATCGCCAAGTCCCGCGGGGCGTACGTGATCGGCACCGCCAGTGTCCCCAAGCACGACTTCGTCCGCTCCCTCGGCGCGGACGAGGTGGTCGACTACCGCACCACCGACTTCCGCGACGCCGTCCGGGAGGTCGACGTGGTGCTCGACCCCCTGTCCGGCGACACCCGTGCCCGTTCCCTCGACGTCCTGCGGCCGGGCGGCGTCCTCGTGTCGCTCCTGCCGGGAACCGATCCCGACGAGGCCGGGAAGGCCGCCGCCCGCCGGGTCCGTGTCAGGACCCTGCTCGTCGAGGCCGACCACGCCGGCATGAACGCGGTCGCCGAACTGGCCGCCGCCGGTTCCCTGCGTCCCCACGTCGAGGCCGTCTTCCCGCTCGCGGACGCGGCGAAGGCGCACGCGCTCGGCGAGACGGGCCGCACCACCGGCAAGATCGTGCTCACCGTCCCCTGA
- a CDS encoding Lrp/AsnC family transcriptional regulator: MDHIDRELLDLLQQDATQSYAALGQAVGLSAGAAHERVRKLRERGVIRRTTAEVDPVAAGGAVLAYVMVDSTSWMGDSAQDFAALPEILEAHVIAGSASVLVKVRTATTEQLQDVLRRIYAIDGVSGTQATVVLETFFERQLSPLAADPS; encoded by the coding sequence GTGGATCACATAGACCGCGAGCTGCTGGACCTGCTCCAGCAGGACGCCACCCAGTCCTACGCCGCGCTGGGGCAGGCCGTCGGCCTGTCCGCCGGCGCCGCCCACGAGCGGGTGCGGAAGCTGCGCGAGCGCGGCGTCATCCGGCGGACCACGGCCGAGGTGGACCCGGTCGCCGCGGGCGGTGCCGTGCTGGCCTACGTGATGGTCGACTCGACGTCCTGGATGGGCGATTCGGCACAGGACTTCGCCGCGCTCCCCGAGATCCTGGAGGCGCACGTCATCGCCGGCAGCGCCTCGGTGCTGGTGAAGGTCAGGACCGCGACCACCGAGCAACTGCAGGACGTGCTGCGCCGGATCTACGCCATCGACGGGGTCAGCGGGACGCAGGCCACGGTGGTCCTGGAGACCTTCTTCGAGCGGCAGCTCTCCCCGCTCGCCGCCGACCCCTCCTGA
- a CDS encoding SMP-30/gluconolactonase/LRE family protein, translating to MSGERPGLYEMFDDRFRTGRCMNGDDALEVLYTGCRWAEGPVYLPAWRQVVWSDIPNDRMLRWDEETGAVGVFRRPAGHTNGNTLDREGRLITCEQGNRRVTRTEHDGTITVLADRWRGRRLNSPNDAAVKSDGSIWFSDPDFGITSDYEGHRAQSEIGSNNVYRIDPASGEVRLAADCFGAPNGLVFSADERQLFVSDTRAGFIRVFDVRDDGTLSDGEVFAEAAAREKARFDNLRFDDGGRLWAAALDDGVHCYDPDGALIGRLDVPETVANISWGGAKRNRLFITAGTSLYSVVMGVTGTHPTGPGRRPWLDPAPR from the coding sequence GTGAGCGGTGAACGCCCCGGGCTGTACGAGATGTTCGACGACCGGTTCCGTACCGGGCGGTGCATGAACGGCGACGACGCGCTGGAGGTCCTGTACACCGGCTGCCGCTGGGCCGAGGGACCGGTCTATCTGCCCGCCTGGCGCCAGGTGGTCTGGAGCGACATCCCCAACGACCGGATGCTGCGCTGGGACGAGGAGACCGGCGCGGTCGGCGTCTTCCGCCGCCCGGCCGGGCACACCAACGGCAACACCCTCGACCGCGAGGGCCGGTTGATCACCTGCGAGCAGGGCAACCGCCGGGTGACCCGGACCGAACACGACGGCACGATCACGGTGCTGGCCGACCGCTGGCGGGGCAGGCGCCTGAACAGTCCGAACGACGCGGCGGTGAAGTCCGACGGCTCGATCTGGTTCTCCGACCCGGACTTCGGCATCACCAGCGACTACGAGGGCCACCGCGCGCAGAGCGAGATCGGCTCCAACAACGTCTACCGGATCGACCCGGCCTCCGGCGAGGTGCGCCTGGCCGCGGACTGCTTCGGCGCCCCGAACGGGCTGGTCTTCTCGGCGGACGAGCGGCAGTTGTTCGTCTCCGACACCCGGGCCGGGTTCATCCGGGTCTTCGACGTGCGGGACGACGGCACGCTGTCGGACGGCGAGGTCTTCGCCGAGGCGGCAGCCCGCGAGAAGGCCCGCTTCGACAACCTCCGCTTCGACGACGGCGGCCGGCTCTGGGCCGCCGCCCTGGACGACGGCGTGCACTGCTACGACCCCGACGGCGCCCTGATCGGCCGCCTGGACGTCCCCGAGACGGTCGCCAACATCTCCTGGGGCGGCGCCAAGCGCAACCGCCTCTTCATCACCGCCGGGACCAGCCTCTACTCGGTGGTCATGGGCGTCACCGGCACCCACCCGACCGGCCCGGGACGACGGCCCTGGCTGGACCCGGCACCCCGGTGA
- a CDS encoding transposase family protein: protein MTKAKERAENTCPLVYQCRLPLSTHTVNHLAGLLRHHLKAIRSRWRILPPGRIAVIVLAVLRHDQRLADMPGGNDVSESTVRRWRDELIGLLAAQAPRLDRALRKVAKPGGEVVLIDGTLIRTQRRTGRADRRNYSGKHHSHGLHFLALTDEKGRLIWMSAARPGRTHDNTAAHHDHILTHLRAASLGALADLGFRGLDNDILDPVIVTGHTAGRTHKLTPGEKEANRVLAVGRAPVEHGFAHLKNWRILIKLRANPARVPNCSALCSS, encoded by the coding sequence GTGACGAAAGCCAAGGAACGCGCCGAGAACACCTGCCCGCTTGTCTACCAGTGCCGTCTGCCGCTGTCCACGCACACCGTCAACCATCTCGCCGGCCTGCTGCGGCACCACCTGAAGGCGATACGGTCCCGGTGGCGGATCCTGCCACCCGGACGGATCGCAGTGATCGTCCTGGCCGTACTGCGCCACGATCAGCGCCTGGCCGACATGCCCGGCGGCAACGACGTGTCCGAGTCCACCGTGCGCCGCTGGCGGGACGAGCTGATCGGACTGCTCGCCGCCCAGGCACCGCGCTTGGACCGTGCCCTACGGAAGGTAGCCAAGCCGGGCGGGGAGGTGGTCCTGATCGACGGCACCCTCATCCGCACCCAGCGCCGCACCGGAAGAGCCGACCGACGGAACTACTCCGGCAAGCATCACAGCCACGGCCTGCACTTCCTCGCTCTGACCGACGAAAAGGGCCGCCTGATCTGGATGTCCGCCGCCCGCCCCGGCCGAACCCACGACAACACCGCCGCCCACCACGACCACATCCTGACCCACCTGCGCGCCGCCAGCCTCGGGGCGTTGGCCGATCTCGGCTTCCGCGGACTGGACAACGACATCCTCGACCCCGTGATCGTCACCGGCCACACCGCCGGCCGAACCCACAAGCTCACCCCAGGCGAGAAGGAAGCCAACCGCGTCCTCGCCGTCGGACGCGCACCGGTCGAGCACGGCTTCGCCCACCTCAAGAACTGGCGGATCCTCATCAAACTCCGCGCCAACCCCGCCCGCGTCCCCAACTGCTCTGCGCTCTGCTCGTCCTGA
- a CDS encoding YfhL family 4Fe-4S dicluster ferredoxin, with protein MAIKITEDCINCGACEPECPNEAIEAGDEIYVINPSACSECVGFYDQLACQAVCPVECCLTDPDRVEAEEVLINRSLSLHPDDAELRRKAEANDYPSHFRK; from the coding sequence ATGGCCATCAAGATCACCGAAGACTGCATCAACTGCGGCGCCTGCGAGCCCGAGTGTCCGAACGAGGCGATCGAGGCGGGTGACGAGATCTACGTGATCAACCCCAGCGCCTGCTCGGAGTGCGTAGGTTTCTACGACCAGCTCGCGTGTCAGGCGGTGTGCCCGGTGGAATGCTGCCTGACGGATCCGGACAGGGTGGAGGCCGAGGAGGTCCTGATCAACCGATCCTTGAGCCTGCACCCCGATGACGCCGAGCTCCGGCGGAAGGCGGAGGCCAACGACTACCCCAGCCACTTCCGGAAGTGA